In Anaerolineales bacterium, a single window of DNA contains:
- a CDS encoding bifunctional methylenetetrahydrofolate dehydrogenase/methenyltetrahydrofolate cyclohydrolase, whose product AAIGRAEMIRGDWIKPGAYVIDVGTNRVDDPSTKSGSRLVGDVAFAEALEVAGAITPVPGGVGPMTITLLLQNTLRSAQRVG is encoded by the coding sequence CGCGGCCATCGGTCGGGCCGAGATGATCCGCGGCGACTGGATCAAGCCCGGCGCCTACGTGATCGATGTCGGGACCAACCGGGTCGATGACCCCTCGACCAAGAGCGGCTCGCGGCTGGTAGGAGATGTCGCCTTCGCCGAGGCCCTGGAAGTGGCGGGCGCCATCACGCCCGTGCCGGGCGGTGTCGGCCCGATGACGATCACCCTGTTGCTGCAGAACACCCTCCGTTCGG